From Schistocerca cancellata isolate TAMUIC-IGC-003103 chromosome 6, iqSchCanc2.1, whole genome shotgun sequence, a single genomic window includes:
- the LOC126088324 gene encoding piggyBac transposable element-derived protein 2-like, whose translation MAFRRDRYLTNEQIEEIIDSDAFYNAVSDDQDHIGITVCPPEADCMTDEEEGPDDVTGTVKVSDVPWAIELHYVASENNEETVCKTSLPSTSHVSRSKLKKRRITDEKRNWKKTPPVYTKLSQTSEHGISTKREEWKEQLSSLTPKEMFEELMNENIYEFIVKETVRYAVNMKNMQDFILTVEEVKVFVGFLLFDGYHKLPAEKLYWSEDEDVGILIIKTPMSRNNYQKLKTLLHFQDNDLANEINTIVDSKLGLS comes from the coding sequence ATGGCCTTCAGACGAGACAGATACCTCACTAACGAACAAATAGAAGAAATAATAGACAGTGACGCATTCTATAATGCGGTGTCAGATGATCAGGACCATATTGGTATCACTGTATGTCCTCCTGAAGCAGACTGTATGACCGACGAAGAAGAAGGTCCAGACGATGTTACTGGAACCGTGAAAGTCTCAGATGTGCCATGGGCTATTGAATTACATTATGTTGCATCAGAAAATAACGAAGAAACTGTATGTAAAACTTCACTGCCAAGTACATCCCATGTTTCCAGAAGTAAATTGAAGAAGAGACGTATTACTGATGAGAAAAGGAATTGGAAAAAGACACCTCCAGTTTATACAAAGCTGTCTCAAACTAGTGAGCATGGCATCAGCACAAAGAGAGAGGAGTGGAAGGAACAACTTTCTTCCTTGACTCCGAAAGAGATGTTTGAAGAACTGATGAACGAAAACATATACGAGTTCATAGTGAAAGAAACTGTGAGATATGCAGTAAATATGAAGAATATGCAGGATTTTATCCTCACAGTTGAAGAAGTGAAGGTCTTTGTCGGATTTCTGCTTTTTGATGGCTACCATAAGCTCCCTGCTGAGAAGCTATACtggtctgaagatgaagatgttggcatacTAATTATAAAGACACCTATGTCAAGGAATAATTATCAGAAGTTGAAAACATTGCTTCATTTTCAAGATAATGACTTAGCCAATGAAATAAACACAATCGTGGATTCAAAATTAGGCCTCTCTTGA